Proteins from a genomic interval of Arvicola amphibius chromosome 17, mArvAmp1.2, whole genome shotgun sequence:
- the LOC119803554 gene encoding olfactory receptor 6C6-like, translating to MKNQSVEIVFILLGLTNDPQLQILIFLFLFFNYILSLMGNLVIILLTLLDPRLKTPMYFFLRNFSFLEMAFTSSCIPRFLMSILTGDKTISYGACLTQLFFFFLLLITEFYLLAAMSYDRYVAICRPLHYPIIMNSKVCHLLVISSWVTGFLSIFPPLMLGLKLEFCASKLIDHFLCDTSPVLQLSCTDTRFIEWMAFVIAVMTLVITLILVILSYTLIIKTILKFPSAQQRRKAFSTCSSHMVVVSITYGSCIFMYMKTSAKERVTLNKGVAVLNTSVAPLLNPFIYTLRNQQVKDAFKQVLHRLCSSQNNEIRFRHK from the coding sequence ATGAAGAACCAGTCAGTAGAGATAGTGTTCATTTTGCTGGGACTGACCAATGACCCTCAGCTACAAATTctgattttcttgtttctgtttttcaattaCATCTTGAGCCTAATGGGGAACTTAGTGATCATCCTCCTTACCCTGCTGGATCCCCGCCTCAAGACTCCAATGTACTTCTTCCTCCGGAATTTCTCCTTCCTAGAAATGGCATTCACGTCTTCCTGCATTCCACGGTTCTTGATGAGCATTCTCACTGGTGACAAAACAATTTCTTATGGAGCTTGTCTAACCCAattattcttcttctttctgttacTAATCACAGAGTTCTACCTCCTGGCAGCCAtgtcctatgaccgctatgtcGCCATCTGCAGACCACTGCATTACCCCATCATCATGAACAGCAAAGTGTGTCACCTGCTGGTCATCAGCTCCTGGGTGACTGGGTTCTTATCCATCTTCCCCCCTTTGATGTTGGGACTCAAACTGGAATTCTGTGCTTCCAAGTTGATAGACCACTTCCTATGTGACACTTCCCCTGTCCTCCAGCTGTCTTGCACAGACACACGCTTTATAGAGTGGATGGCTTTTGTCATAGCTGTGATGACACTAGTCATCACCTTGATCTTAGTGATCCTCTCCTACACACTCATCATCAAAACCATCCTAAAGTTCCCGTCAGCTCAGCAACGGAGAAAGGCCTTTTCCACCTGCTCCTCACACATGGTTGTTGTCTCCATCACTTATGGCAGCTGTATCTTCATGTACATGAAAACATCTGCCAAGGAGAGGGTGACTTTAAACAAAGGTGTGGCTGTGCTCAACACTTCTGTGGCCCCTTTGCTAAACCCATTCATTTACACCCTAAGGAACCAGCAGGTGAAGGATGCGTTCAAACAGGTCCTTCACAGATTGTGTTCttctcaaaataatgaaataagatTTAGACATAAATAG
- the LOC119803356 gene encoding olfactory receptor 6C6-like, with amino-acid sequence MKNQSVEIVFILLGLTDDPQLQILIFLFVFFNYILSLMGNLVIILLTLLDPHLKTPMYFFLRNFSFLEMAFTSACIPRFLVSILTGDKTISYNACVAQLFFFFLLLITEFYLLAAMSYDRYVAICRPLHYPIIMNSKVCHLLVISSWVTGFLSIFPPLMLGLKLDFCASKLIDHFLCDTSPVLQLSCTDTRFIEWMAFVTAVMTLVITLILVILSYTLIIKTILKFPSAQQRRKAFSTCSSHMVVVSITYGSCIFMYMKTSAKERVILNKGVAVLNTSVAPLLNPFIYTLRNQQVKDAFKQVLHRLCSSQNSEIRFRHK; translated from the coding sequence atgaagaaccAATCTGTGGAAATAGTGTTCATTTTGCTGGGTCTGACAGATGACCCTCAGCTACAAATTCTGattttcctgtttgtgttttttaattacaTCTTGAGCCTAATGGGGAACTTAGTGATCATCCTCCTCACCCTGCTGGATCCCCACCTCAAGACTCCAATGTACTTCTTCCTCCGGAATTTCTCCTTCCTAGAAATGGCATTCACGTCTGCCTGTATTCCTCGGTTCTTAGTGAGCATTCTCACCGGTGACAAAACAATTTCCTACAATGCTTGTGTAGCTCAattattcttcttctttctgttacTAATCACAGAGTTCTACCTCCTGGCAGCCAtgtcctatgaccgctatgtcGCCATCTGCAGACCACTGCATTACCCCATTATCATGAACAGCAAAGTGTGTCACCTGCTGGTCATCAGCTCCTGGGTGACTGGGTTCTTATCCATCTTCCCCCCTTTGATGTTGGGACTCAAACTGGATTTCTGTGCTTCCAAGTTGATAGACCACTTCCTATGTGACACTTCCCCTGTCCTCCAGCTGTCTTGCACAGACACACGATTTATAGAATGGATGGCTTTTGTCACAGCTGTAATGACACTAGTCATCACCTTGATCTTAGTGATCCTCTCCTACACACTCATCATCAAAACCATCCTAAAGTTCCCGTCAGCTCAGCAACGGAGAAAGGCCTTTTCCACCTGCTCCTCACACATGGTTGTTGTCTCCATCACTTATGGCAGCTGTATCTTCATGTACATGAAAACATCTGCCAAGGAGAGGGTGATTTTAAACAAAGGTGTGGCTGTGCTCAACACTTCTGTGGCCCCTTTGCTAAACCCATTCATTTACACCCTAAGGAATCAGCAGGTGAAGGATGCATTCAAACAGGTCCTTCACAGATTGTGTTCTTCTCAAAATAGTGAAATAAGATTTAGACATAAATAG